One Beggiatoa leptomitoformis DNA segment encodes these proteins:
- a CDS encoding GDP-mannose 4,6-dehydratase encodes MKTMLITGGAGFIGVNAAFIFAQKGWKVTILDNLSRKGTPNNLAWLKQQVAIDFKQVDVRDYPALVSVFQQQSYDVVLHLAAQVAVTTSVTNPREDFEINALGTFNVLEAVRQHAPNAFVLYASTNKVFGKMEHLGTVERNGRYEYANLPHGVDETQLLDFHSPYGCSKGAADQYMIDYSRIYGIKTTVFRQSCIYGQRQFGVEDQGWVAWFIIASVLNKPITIYGDGKQIRDVLHVDDLVSAYESAINAPDKACGQAFNVGGGVNNTMSLLELIALLEQGLGKKIPLTFDAWRPGDQPVFVCNLNKIQTTLGWTPQISTTQGVNKLIQWVRDNVNLFE; translated from the coding sequence ATGAAAACGATGTTAATTACAGGTGGTGCAGGGTTTATTGGGGTTAATGCAGCATTTATATTTGCACAAAAAGGCTGGAAAGTTACCATTTTAGATAATCTTTCTCGTAAAGGCACGCCGAATAATTTAGCTTGGCTTAAACAACAAGTTGCAATTGATTTTAAACAAGTTGATGTTCGTGATTATCCTGCGTTAGTCAGTGTTTTTCAGCAACAATCTTATGATGTGGTGTTACATCTGGCGGCACAAGTTGCAGTCACTACTTCGGTTACAAATCCGCGTGAAGACTTTGAAATTAACGCATTAGGAACTTTTAATGTATTAGAGGCGGTTCGCCAACACGCACCGAATGCGTTCGTACTCTATGCTTCTACCAATAAAGTTTTTGGCAAAATGGAGCATTTAGGCACAGTTGAGCGTAATGGACGTTATGAATATGCTAACCTGCCGCATGGGGTTGATGAAACACAGTTATTAGATTTTCATTCTCCTTATGGCTGTTCTAAAGGTGCGGCCGACCAGTATATGATTGACTATTCTCGCATTTATGGGATAAAAACGACGGTGTTTCGTCAATCTTGTATTTATGGGCAACGTCAGTTTGGGGTAGAAGACCAAGGTTGGGTGGCATGGTTTATCATCGCCTCTGTGTTAAATAAACCCATTACGATTTATGGTGATGGTAAACAGATACGGGACGTTTTGCATGTCGATGATTTAGTCAGCGCGTATGAAAGCGCGATTAATGCGCCTGATAAAGCCTGTGGGCAAGCCTTTAATGTCGGTGGTGGTGTAAATAATACGATGTCATTGTTGGAATTAATTGCATTGCTTGAACAAGGGTTAGGCAAAAAAATTCCGTTGACTTTTGATGCGTGGCGACCGGGCGACCAGCCTGTTTTTGTCTGTAATTTAAATAAAATTCAAACCACATTAGGCTGGACACCGCAAATCAGCACCACACAAGGGGTGAATAAGCTCATCCAGTGGGTGCGGGATAATGTGAATTTATTTGAATAG